In Mycobacterium sp. JS623, one genomic interval encodes:
- a CDS encoding ATP-binding protein: MRPSTGRFDVGAQRPAAPPIRGRADELKVIGALVTALAQGRGGVLVIEGPPGIGKSRLLTEVMALADQSGVRTLFGEAFEYQQTVPFFSLFMATLRADPPVGDADALRRLGGSADLRYWVVHDLADAIAAAAAQTPLAIVLEDIHWADNSTLLALRSLAVRPGTPVLWVLTVRTGAGGPAVQETLSVLQGANAAVVRVAAMSAGAVADMVCDAVRANADESLLTLAAKAHGNPFLVSELVGGLGEEGRLTVSGGRAVAAGHGLPRRLSAGMQQRLDHLSDIAGEVVRVAAVLPDRFSAGLLAAMLERQPSSLMAAVHEAVRADLLVEDGEQLRFRHDLVREATRQSLPQSLRRAMERQSASIMLGMGAAPAEVATQLARSAELGDREAIDTLRQAAQSVGHSDASAAADLSKRALELLPAQDADRGLLVAETVVLLNRASRYAEAEELAVAALSEAASPQEEAEIRLRRATLTKHSTQRRVEENRRALQLNDISEVTRARHLAWLAYNLTFDQSGNWRAAANEAAAAAAATGDLEAGLMADITLAVLDEGKGYVGRALRRLGELSVLAPPSGVAAVHDLAAIRYTHLLAAVGRLDEAAAPIADGTEQARREGNAMALAIWAALDGVVHLAAGGLSAARVAAESLPPRQATSATPGDMIRTMILAEVAVRTDDRNLLQQMANDARDAYPTGSTLVRRGAAHVLALAAWQRDDVHDAMRWLGGDITLYESPIWTQVLDQVILAARVASAAGDAGLRARVLQATELLERERPAIPLFSGVAQHARGIVERDAQALLAAADVLHPLSRPLLYAAAAEDAGAEFARTDRRDMALVQLNAAFDTYLHHEALADARRVGRALRRLGVERRIVSHPRVKAGWDSLTDSELRVVNLIAQGVTNRSVAEQLHVTPHTVKAHLHSAFAKLGTGSRAELIKLMTDGDDPTD; the protein is encoded by the coding sequence GTGCGGCCTTCAACTGGCCGATTTGATGTCGGCGCCCAGCGGCCCGCAGCGCCGCCGATCCGGGGCCGGGCGGACGAGCTGAAGGTGATCGGCGCGCTGGTGACCGCGCTGGCGCAGGGGCGCGGGGGTGTGCTGGTCATCGAGGGGCCACCGGGCATCGGGAAGAGCCGGTTGCTGACCGAGGTGATGGCGCTGGCCGACCAGTCCGGGGTGCGCACCTTGTTCGGTGAGGCATTCGAATATCAGCAGACGGTGCCGTTCTTCTCACTGTTCATGGCGACGCTGCGCGCCGATCCCCCGGTCGGAGATGCCGACGCGCTGCGGCGGCTGGGCGGCTCGGCCGATCTGCGGTATTGGGTGGTGCACGATCTGGCCGACGCAATCGCCGCGGCGGCGGCCCAGACCCCATTGGCCATTGTGCTGGAAGACATCCACTGGGCCGATAACAGCACGCTATTGGCGCTGCGATCGCTGGCCGTGCGCCCGGGTACGCCGGTGCTGTGGGTGCTGACCGTCCGCACCGGGGCCGGCGGCCCAGCCGTGCAGGAGACCTTGTCGGTGCTGCAAGGTGCGAATGCCGCAGTAGTGCGGGTGGCCGCGATGTCGGCGGGCGCGGTCGCCGACATGGTCTGTGATGCGGTGCGGGCCAACGCCGATGAGTCGTTGTTGACTCTGGCCGCCAAGGCGCACGGAAATCCCTTCCTGGTCAGCGAGCTGGTCGGGGGTCTGGGGGAGGAGGGCCGGCTCACCGTCAGCGGCGGGCGGGCGGTGGCCGCTGGACACGGGCTGCCACGGCGTCTGAGCGCCGGTATGCAGCAGCGCCTCGATCACCTATCCGACATTGCCGGCGAGGTGGTGCGGGTGGCCGCGGTGTTGCCCGACCGGTTTTCGGCGGGTCTGTTGGCCGCGATGCTGGAGCGCCAGCCGTCCTCGTTGATGGCGGCGGTCCATGAGGCGGTGCGCGCGGATCTGCTCGTCGAAGACGGGGAGCAGCTGAGGTTTCGGCACGACTTAGTGCGCGAGGCCACCCGACAATCCTTGCCGCAGTCGCTGCGCCGGGCGATGGAGCGCCAGTCGGCGTCGATCATGCTGGGTATGGGCGCGGCACCGGCCGAGGTGGCCACCCAGCTGGCGCGCAGTGCCGAGCTCGGGGACCGGGAGGCGATCGACACGCTGCGCCAAGCCGCGCAATCGGTTGGCCACAGTGATGCCAGTGCGGCCGCGGATTTGAGCAAGCGCGCGTTGGAGCTTTTGCCCGCCCAAGACGCTGACCGCGGGCTCCTGGTTGCCGAAACTGTGGTCCTGCTCAACCGCGCGAGCCGCTATGCGGAGGCCGAAGAGTTGGCCGTTGCGGCGCTCTCGGAGGCGGCGTCGCCCCAAGAGGAGGCCGAAATCCGCCTGCGCCGCGCGACGCTCACCAAGCACAGCACCCAGCGGCGCGTGGAGGAGAATCGTCGAGCGCTGCAGTTGAACGACATCAGCGAGGTCACCAGGGCCCGGCATCTGGCCTGGCTGGCGTACAACCTGACGTTTGACCAGTCTGGGAATTGGCGCGCGGCGGCCAACGAGGCTGCTGCGGCCGCGGCAGCTACTGGTGATCTCGAGGCCGGGCTCATGGCCGATATCACCCTCGCTGTGCTCGACGAGGGGAAGGGCTACGTGGGCCGTGCCCTACGCCGCCTCGGCGAGCTTTCCGTGCTCGCCCCCCCGAGTGGGGTGGCCGCAGTACATGACTTGGCTGCAATCCGCTACACGCACCTGCTGGCGGCGGTCGGCCGGTTGGACGAGGCTGCGGCCCCGATCGCTGACGGAACAGAGCAAGCCCGCCGAGAAGGCAACGCAATGGCCCTCGCAATCTGGGCCGCGCTTGACGGGGTTGTCCACCTAGCGGCGGGCGGGTTGTCTGCTGCGCGCGTCGCAGCAGAATCCCTGCCGCCCCGACAGGCAACAAGCGCGACCCCGGGGGACATGATCCGCACGATGATTCTGGCCGAGGTGGCGGTTCGCACCGATGACCGAAACCTGTTGCAGCAGATGGCCAATGACGCGCGCGACGCCTACCCCACCGGCTCAACTCTGGTACGTCGGGGAGCGGCGCACGTGCTGGCGCTGGCCGCGTGGCAGCGCGACGACGTCCATGACGCGATGCGCTGGCTGGGCGGCGACATCACGCTGTACGAATCACCAATCTGGACCCAGGTCTTAGATCAAGTGATCTTGGCAGCGCGGGTTGCCTCGGCCGCCGGAGACGCCGGCTTGCGCGCACGTGTCCTGCAGGCCACCGAGCTGCTCGAGCGTGAGCGGCCGGCGATCCCGTTGTTCTCGGGGGTAGCTCAACACGCCCGCGGGATAGTCGAACGTGACGCCCAGGCACTGCTGGCTGCCGCGGATGTGCTTCATCCGTTGTCGCGGCCGCTGCTGTACGCCGCGGCTGCCGAGGACGCCGGCGCTGAATTCGCACGCACCGATCGGCGTGACATGGCGCTGGTTCAGCTGAATGCCGCATTCGACACCTACCTGCACCACGAAGCGCTCGCCGATGCGCGCCGGGTGGGCCGCGCGCTGCGCCGGTTAGGGGTGGAACGTCGCATTGTCAGCCATCCGCGGGTAAAAGCGGGCTGGGACAGTCTCACCGACTCCGAACTCAGGGTGGTCAACCTCATCGCACAGGGCGTGACCAACCGGTCCGTGGCAGAGCAGCTGCACGTCACGCCTCACACGGTGAAAGCCCACCTGCACAGTGCATTCGCCAAGCTGGGGACAGGCTCGCGCGCCGAGCTGATCAAACTCATGACCGACGGCGACGATCCCACCGATTAG
- a CDS encoding ATP-binding protein, whose product MRPSTGRFDVGAQRPAAPPIRGRADELKVIGALVTALGRGRGGVLVIEGPPGIGKSRLLTEVMALADQSGVRTLFGEAFEYQQTVPFFSLFMATLRADPPVGDADALRRLGGSADLRYWVVNDLADAIAAAAAQTPLAIVLEDVHWADNSTLLALRSLAVRPGTPVLWVLTVRTGAGGPAVQETLSVLQGANAAVVRVAAMSAGAVADMVCDAVRANADESLLTLAAKAHGNPFLVSELVGGLGEEGRLTVSGGRAVAAGHGLPRRLGAGMQQRLDHLSDIAGEVVRVAAVLPDRFSAGLLAAMLERQPSSLMAAVEEAVRADLLVEDGEQLRFRHDLLRETTRQSLPRSLRRAMERQAASVMLRMGAVPAEVATHLARSAEPGDREAIDALRQAARSVGHSDASAAADLSKRALELLSADDAERGSLVAETVELLNRASRYAEAEELAVAALSEVASPQEEAEIRLRLATQNTHSTQRRVAENRRALLLGDISEVTRARHLAWLAYNLMFQKQHGGQQRAAANEAAAAAASTGDLEARILANLTLALLDSGDGYVGRALRRLEELCTLARTSDATAAHDLAAVHYAILLAVVGRLDDAAAQVAEGTELACREGNTMALDIWATMGGVVHLTAGRLSAARLPRPQRTVVTELDMITMVILAEVAARTDDRTLLQQIANDARDAYSTGSSVVRRGAANVLALAAWQRDDVHDAMRWLGGDITLFESPIWPQVLDRVIFSARVASAGGDAGLRARVLQAIGLLEREQPAIPLFAGVAGYARGILERDAQALLAAADILHSSSRPLLYAAAAEDAGRELASTDRGDEAVNPLNAAFDMYVHHEALADARRVGRALRRLGVERRIVSQPRAKAGWGSLTDSELRVVNLIAQGVTNRSVAERLHVTPHTVKAHLHSAFAKLGISSRAELIKLMTDGDHPAD is encoded by the coding sequence GTGCGGCCTTCAACTGGCCGATTTGATGTCGGCGCCCAGCGGCCCGCAGCGCCGCCGATCCGGGGCCGGGCGGACGAGCTGAAGGTGATCGGCGCGCTGGTGACCGCGCTGGGTCGGGGGCGCGGGGGTGTGCTGGTCATCGAGGGGCCACCGGGCATCGGGAAGAGCCGGTTGCTGACCGAGGTGATGGCGCTGGCCGACCAGTCCGGGGTGCGCACCTTGTTCGGTGAGGCATTCGAATATCAGCAGACGGTGCCGTTCTTCTCGCTGTTTATGGCGACGCTGCGCGCCGATCCCCCGGTCGGAGATGCCGACGCGCTGCGGCGGCTGGGCGGCTCGGCCGATCTGCGGTATTGGGTGGTGAACGATCTGGCCGACGCAATCGCCGCGGCGGCGGCCCAGACCCCGCTGGCGATTGTGCTCGAGGACGTTCACTGGGCCGATAACAGCACGCTGTTGGCGCTGCGATCGCTGGCCGTGCGTCCGGGTACGCCGGTGCTGTGGGTGCTGACCGTCCGCACCGGGGCCGGCGGCCCAGCCGTGCAGGAGACCTTGTCGGTGCTGCAAGGCGCGAATGCCGCAGTAGTGCGGGTGGCCGCGATGTCGGCGGGCGCGGTCGCCGACATGGTCTGTGATGCGGTGCGGGCCAACGCCGATGAGTCGTTGTTGACTCTGGCCGCCAAGGCGCACGGAAATCCCTTCCTGGTCAGCGAGCTGGTCGGGGGTCTGGGGGAGGAGGGCCGGCTCACCGTCAGCGGCGGGCGGGCGGTGGCCGCTGGACACGGGCTGCCACGGCGTCTGGGTGCGGGTATGCAGCAGCGCCTCGATCACCTATCCGACATTGCCGGCGAGGTGGTGCGGGTGGCCGCGGTGTTGCCCGACCGGTTTTCGGCGGGTCTGTTGGCCGCGATGCTGGAGCGCCAGCCGTCCTCGTTGATGGCGGCTGTTGAGGAGGCGGTGCGCGCGGATCTGCTCGTCGAAGACGGGGAGCAGCTGAGGTTTCGGCACGACTTGCTGCGTGAGACCACCCGGCAGTCGTTGCCGCGGTCGCTGCGCCGGGCGATGGAGCGCCAAGCGGCGTCGGTCATGCTCAGGATGGGCGCGGTCCCGGCCGAGGTGGCCACTCACCTGGCGCGCAGTGCCGAGCCCGGGGACCGGGAGGCGATCGATGCGTTGCGCCAAGCCGCACGATCGGTTGGCCACAGCGATGCTAGTGCGGCCGCGGATTTGAGCAAGCGCGCGTTGGAGCTGTTGTCCGCCGATGACGCTGAGCGTGGGTCGCTGGTCGCCGAAACGGTGGAGTTGCTCAACCGCGCGAGCCGCTATGCGGAGGCCGAAGAGTTGGCCGTTGCGGCGCTGTCGGAGGTGGCGTCGCCCCAAGAAGAGGCCGAGATCCGCCTGCGCCTCGCGACGCAGAATACGCACAGTACACAGCGGCGCGTCGCGGAGAATCGCCGAGCGCTGCTGCTGGGCGACATCAGCGAGGTCACCAGGGCCCGGCATCTCGCGTGGCTAGCCTACAACCTGATGTTTCAGAAGCAGCACGGTGGGCAACAGCGCGCGGCGGCCAACGAGGCGGCCGCCGCCGCCGCATCGACCGGTGATCTTGAGGCCAGGATCCTGGCCAACCTCACCCTCGCTTTGCTCGACTCTGGCGACGGCTACGTGGGCCGTGCCCTACGCCGGCTCGAGGAGCTTTGCACGCTCGCGCGCACGAGTGATGCGACCGCAGCTCATGACTTGGCCGCAGTCCACTACGCGATCCTGCTGGCGGTGGTCGGCCGCTTGGACGACGCTGCGGCCCAGGTCGCCGAGGGAACAGAGCTAGCCTGCCGCGAAGGCAACACGATGGCCCTCGATATCTGGGCCACGATGGGCGGGGTTGTCCACTTAACTGCGGGCCGACTGTCGGCCGCACGCCTGCCGCGCCCACAGCGGACAGTCGTGACCGAGCTCGACATGATCACCATGGTGATCCTGGCCGAGGTGGCGGCGCGTACGGATGACCGAACGTTGTTGCAGCAGATCGCCAATGATGCGCGTGACGCCTACTCCACCGGCTCATCAGTGGTACGTCGGGGAGCGGCGAATGTGCTCGCGCTGGCGGCGTGGCAGCGCGACGACGTCCATGACGCGATGCGCTGGCTGGGCGGCGACATCACGCTGTTCGAATCGCCAATCTGGCCCCAGGTCTTAGATCGGGTGATCTTCAGTGCGCGGGTGGCGTCGGCGGGCGGCGATGCCGGCTTGCGCGCACGTGTCCTGCAGGCCATTGGCCTGCTCGAGCGGGAGCAGCCGGCGATCCCGTTGTTCGCCGGGGTGGCCGGGTACGCCCGCGGGATCCTCGAACGCGATGCCCAGGCACTGCTGGCTGCCGCGGACATCCTGCATTCGTCGTCGCGGCCGCTTCTTTACGCCGCGGCCGCCGAGGACGCCGGCCGTGAACTCGCATCTACCGACCGTGGTGACGAGGCGGTCAATCCACTCAATGCCGCATTCGACATGTACGTGCACCACGAAGCGCTCGCCGATGCGCGCCGGGTCGGCCGCGCGCTGCGCCGGCTTGGGGTGGAACGTCGCATTGTTAGTCAGCCGCGGGCAAAGGCAGGCTGGGGCAGTCTCACCGACTCCGAACTCAGGGTGGTCAACCTCATCGCACAGGGCGTGACCAACCGGTCAGTGGCAGAGCGGCTGCACGTTACGCCTCACACGGTGAAAGCCCACCTGCACAGTGCATTCGCCAAGCTCGGGATAAGTTCCCGCGCCGAGTTGATCAAGCTCATGACCGACGGCGACCATCCCGCCGATTAG